The Cydia strobilella chromosome 13, ilCydStro3.1, whole genome shotgun sequence genomic interval GCCATATTCTTGACCTCTTGATATGACACAACATATCAGCTTTTTCTGTTATTTGGTCTAGGTACTCATGAACGTTTAGGCTACGTCTGGTCTGTCCCTGCCTCTTTTTCCTTTTATCTTGCCTTCTATGATGGTTTGAAAGGAGTTATCGTGCCATATCAAATGTCCATTCATTTTTCCCCGACTGTTGTTGATGGTGTTCAGCATCATCCTCTTCTCTATATTACAGGAGCTAATTTTGTTGTTCGTTTTGGCACTAAATACTTTgaagaaatttaaaattaaaattaacttttgTCCTCCACAATatactaaaaataactttatcactgcttaaaaaaataacactttaaATATAAGTCCTAATGAAAGGGAATAGAGATCTGTTCATTGCACATTTTCTAAAATAGCTTTCTACTAATACTAAAGTAAAAACTTAGGAGCTCATGATCTTTAACACTTTCTGAGCCTGTGTAGATTAGAAATCACATATTGATTAAAATCTATAAAGGCTAGAGCGCACTGTATAGCTGCATACTATATTGGATGGAccgatggcgccagcatagcttgccctgtcaatccctagaattgagtaaaatttttgtttttttaatgccctggatgccaaccctttaagccaaatctcatagaaaaaggggcaagctatgatggcgccatctctgcaaacctttaacagttgccaaccccattagttATTACTTAATAAATCAGACATCCTAGCCTCACTGACAAGACTGTGAATCTGCAGTTTCAGTTTCAAGGAATTTCTTTCATCCATCTTCCTCAATTGTGATGCTATGTATTTCCCATAAATATCAAATTCATCCTCTTTTAGCTGATTTGTAATGTCCATAGACTCTGAATAGTAATTGTTAGCTCTATGCTtgagttttttctttttaattttcttgaagGGTGGTAATGGTAATATGCgcctttcttttttaatattttctgtgtCTTCGAGTTGGTTGGAGTCATACTCGTCATCAGTATGGGCCACGAGGGGGTCCGGGTTGGAATCTTCAGTATTCTCATTCCGTAGATCCTGGTCCACCCACAATTGGCAGGAAGAGTCAACCTCTGGAGTTTCATgggtctgaaaataaataaacaaagtcAGATGtccaaaaaattatttaattgaaaCAGGTTGAGATTACACAGCACATAAtagtaaactataaataaactgacaaataataatgtaaactacaaataaaatataaataaaaaatatcccccaagtcactgccgatgggcagtgtgcccagCAGGCTAGCCGCATTGCCAAGTAAGATTATACATTATAGATTCAGTATCCCCTATACCCCTATACATTTCATGAGCTTTTCctgtaaaaacacattttatttcgtttattacctacattttatctaaaaaaaactgGCTTATCTGCAAATCTTCAGATAATTCGTGTTTTTACGGGACAAGAGTAGAGTATTTCGTGGAATGATACTATATGTACATAGCCAATATGTATGAAGTTCAAAATTAAACTGTCTAATGTCTATCAGCCCTAGGAGGTCTCATgcttaaattgaaaattgtatcCATATCCGTGTTATACTTCATTGAATCTCTAGGCTAAGGTTTTTTAGTATTATGGATATGAAATGACCAAGAAAATACAACAGTACTTACATTGATGTACGACGTAGAATGTCTGTTAGTTGGTACGTGTTTCAAACATTGATCCATCTCATGAAACCAAACTAAAGACGGCTCGTATATGGCATCTGGACTCGACTTCTGCAATATTTTCTGCACTTGCTGACAGTAGGTTGTTCTTAAattctttatctttatttttatctcgggaATACTTAGTGATTTACCTGTGGCCGCTTTAAAATCTGATTGAATACTGCTGTAAGCTTCTTCTCgttgatattttaatttataaccaGTGTGCGCGGGGTTCCACAGGCATTCgtgttttatgtatattttcacGAACTCTAGAGTGATTGCTTCACTCCACCTCATTTTATCTTGTTTAAATTGTAGGAAATTATAAGTAAACAAGTTATTTTACTATACAGGACTATAGGACATATTGATATTTTTAGACACTTGACAGTTGTGAAATTTGGCCAAATGCTGCACGCCCAATAATCAGTCCGCTTTTGATTACAATGTATACTCTGGTaaacccactttgtcagtagaaaaagaagTGAACCCTTCGTgcctatttgttttaatttggcGCCTtcttctactgacggaaatggcttgccaaactatatctaaaatcgcatgcgatttgttgCACGGTGAGTAGAGGCCTTCAGACTTGCGTTATCTATCAGCTATCAGTCTTAATCACCAATCTGCTGAGAGACCGTGGAGAGACCTACTGTcagaatgttaggaatgttgggcgtcatgagaGAGCATGGCAACCTGCGCTCCTGGTCTCGTAGTGGCCGCGTCTATATCTTATACCTAGcttttagatttttaaaacctAGTTCTTAGTTCTTGTgttgttttgttattaagtactttctttagtacctacctagataacatagtttttaagatTTATATACTAATACCGTTATAGATCTATGATCTGaattaaacgatttttattttattttattttatttatacatatcaaataaacaaTTCTATTGTCATACAAGAGAACAATAAGAATCCGTAGACACACAATTAACAAGAATACTTAGTTCGCTTCAAAGAAACAATCACGATTTAGCAAATACGTGTGACAGAGATTTTTGTTAACGAAGTATTGCTTCGTTTCTTCGTCAAGATAGCGGTTGATAATGGCGGCGGCACGGAGGTCGTCCGCCGCGTGAGGTAATGGCGCGCACAGATCGTGCACAACCAGAGGCTCCCTCGAGTAGCGCTGCAGGCTCAGCGCGGAcggcgcgccggcgccggcgccgggcgaGCGGAGCAGCACCACGCGCGAGCGCAgcgcgcggggcgcgggcggcgcgcgtCGCAGCGCTACAGTCACGCGCGCGTATGCTGCCTCTATGAGCAATCGCGCATACTGCATGGAGTAAGTTACGCGCCCGCGTAGCGCGCGCACGCTTGCTTCCACCttgtaaatgaaaaatattttttgtaagcaAAGAATGATATCACTGTTATACTTCAAAAAAGTATGTTTAATAAGTTTGCGTACTACGCAATTTAATACATCTAGGTAGGTAtcttaaaacaaatgaattGAACGTAATTTATTATGTTAGCACGCGTACTCTTCCAAGGTATTAAATGTTATTGtgtaacattatatttatactaCCTACTATGTAGAGCAGCAGTTCTCAAActttttggtgacggaacccttttggaaagcgaaattcGATGCGAAGCGATATTTGATGGGAAAAAAATCGTTCTTCACTGAGGACTACCAGATATACCTgagctgttttttttcttattattataagtattctCGCGTAGCCCTAATAGAGGCTTTGAGAAGGGCTGATGTAGAGGTTTCTATACTTTTTAATCTGAAGGCCACAGACAAACGTTCGGCTCTCTCGTTTAATTTTCGTGGGCAGATCACTAGTTTTCCCCACACTacattatgtataggtatacctTCAGTGGCCACGTTTGCGCGTCGCGCAACGCGTCGTCGAGCTGCGGCGACGCGACGCCCATGAGCGCGCACATATGTCGCGCTACTTCCTCCTGCAGTGTCGCCTCCTTGTCGTCGCTGCATGCTACGCGCAGCTGCCGCTCCAGCTCGGCCACGAACTCGTCTGGACCGCCGCCCAGGCAGAACACTGTGCCTGTCATGCCtagaatcagaaacatttaGAGAGACTTCACATCACACTAGCGAGCGTaagcgtctagtcaactctaggCTTCTgttcgatttttagagaaacgGCTTGACCTATAAAATAATTACGataggtaccgtaaaaccaTGCATCcaactaaagaaataaaatgttttaccgAGATCTTCTAGTGCGGCAGCCATCTCCAGTGCTGACAGTACCCCTATCTCGTGACCCAACAAGTAAAATTGATTTGTGGCGGCTTTTTTCTTTAGGAATGTCTGAAAGAAATgtgatatatattatttatagccCGTCACGTGGCTTgcacggtattttttttatcatatttgCTCCAAAAATGATTGTGTGGAATTATGGATGCACTACCCAATACCCTTCccaataatttttcaatatgttCGGGGATTTCTCTACTTTTTTCGTACCTACACGATTAATGATTCAGGCTTTTAATGCGTTTCTGCACGTTCATTTTTCTCAGCatattcaaatatcatttttttctttcaatCCTAAGTCCCGTAGGTATATAGAACCACGTTATTTTTTTAGGCGACACGGCGGCCTATCTTCGAAGGCCTTTGCtttgtcacagaataactaatattacTACCGGCTTTGTGTCCGGTTAAAAGTActaacagacgggcgtaccggaccgcgAACTCACGAACTGCTTGGTACGGTTCGAGGCCTGTTCGATCGAGTAGAAGATGGTTCGCAGTACGTCTTTCAAGGACGCAGCTATGACTGCTATGAGTAACAACGAGAAAGAGATAAGCTAACCGGATCAAGATCGTGGTCT includes:
- the LOC134746394 gene encoding uncharacterized protein LOC134746394; the protein is MRWSEAITLEFVKIYIKHECLWNPAHTGYKLKYQREEAYSSIQSDFKAATGKSLSIPEIKIKIKNLRTTYCQQVQKILQKSSPDAIYEPSLVWFHEMDQCLKHVPTNRHSTSYINTHETPEVDSSCQLWVDQDLRNENTEDSNPDPLVAHTDDEYDSNQLEDTENIKKERRILPLPPFKKIKKKKLKHRANNYYSESMDITNQLKEDEFDIYGKYIASQLRKMDERNSLKLKLQIHSLVSEARMSDLLSNN